In Leptospira congkakensis, one DNA window encodes the following:
- the lpxA gene encoding acyl-ACP--UDP-N-acetylglucosamine O-acyltransferase yields MKIHPTAIIDPKAELHESVEVGPFCIIEKDVKIGEGTVIESHVKILSGTRIGKFNKLSSGGSYGGLPQDLAFKPETKTYLEIGDHNIIRENIIFHRGTVEGKATTIGNHNYLMGNVHIAHDVIVGDHNIMVQNTMLAGHVVIGDKVFISGSVGVHQFVRVSDYAMLAGLTKVVKDVPPYATVDGHPGAVVSLNVVGMKRAGISADVRLAIKRVYKVIYHSGFNTKQALVELKKDPNPAPEVQKIIAFFESSKRGVVDHRFVSGGSDEE; encoded by the coding sequence ATGAAAATTCACCCCACTGCCATCATCGATCCGAAGGCGGAACTCCATGAGTCCGTAGAAGTAGGACCTTTTTGTATCATTGAAAAAGATGTCAAAATCGGCGAAGGAACCGTCATTGAATCCCATGTCAAAATCCTATCGGGAACTCGGATTGGTAAGTTCAACAAACTCTCTTCAGGGGGAAGTTACGGCGGATTACCACAAGATTTAGCCTTCAAACCGGAAACTAAGACCTATTTGGAAATTGGTGACCACAATATCATTCGAGAAAACATAATCTTCCATCGAGGAACCGTAGAAGGAAAAGCTACAACCATCGGGAACCATAACTATCTAATGGGGAATGTTCATATAGCCCATGATGTGATCGTTGGTGACCACAACATTATGGTACAAAACACGATGCTTGCAGGTCACGTTGTGATTGGTGATAAAGTTTTTATCTCCGGTTCTGTCGGAGTCCACCAATTTGTACGTGTTTCTGATTATGCAATGTTAGCAGGACTCACTAAAGTAGTCAAAGATGTTCCTCCTTACGCAACTGTCGATGGACATCCTGGGGCAGTAGTGAGTTTGAACGTTGTGGGTATGAAACGAGCTGGAATTTCTGCCGATGTTCGTTTAGCAATCAAACGAGTTTATAAAGTCATTTACCATAGTGGATTCAACACCAAACAAGCGCTTGTTGAACTAAAAAAGGATCCAAATCCTGCACCAGAAGTCCAAAAAATTATCGCATTCTTTGAATCAAGCAAACGTGGTGTTGTCGATCATCGATTTGTATCTGGTGGATCTGACGAAGAATGA
- a CDS encoding M15 family metallopeptidase: MNLTMFQTKYLFFLLVSLFLVCGEKPVKPNKTDLYLGIEKKSYLTGKFNSPGPLAPVILEENEKEHFLRPDVKKALHQMINDFEDSKPSSYKQHIFLVSSFRNFTHQKGIWESKFTGKKAMRIPIKGKTPEEITSLILEFSSAPGTSRHHWGTDFDINALDNGYFEENGKGKILYDWLKENASKYGFCQPYSRLSTRNNKGYQEEKWHWSYAPISNQLTKEWVKGFESGEIQLTGSFLGADVLGNRALDYVRSINPDCEKIQNPSL; encoded by the coding sequence ATGAACTTAACTATGTTCCAAACTAAGTATCTATTCTTCTTATTGGTTTCTTTATTTTTAGTTTGCGGAGAAAAGCCAGTCAAACCGAACAAAACAGATTTGTATTTAGGAATCGAAAAAAAATCCTATTTGACCGGAAAATTTAATTCACCAGGTCCATTAGCACCTGTTATCTTAGAAGAAAATGAAAAAGAACATTTTCTCCGTCCTGATGTCAAAAAAGCCCTTCACCAAATGATAAATGATTTTGAAGATTCCAAACCAAGTTCTTACAAACAACATATCTTTTTGGTTTCTTCCTTTCGTAATTTTACGCACCAAAAAGGAATTTGGGAGTCTAAGTTTACTGGTAAAAAAGCCATGCGGATACCCATCAAAGGAAAAACTCCAGAAGAAATCACTAGTTTGATTTTAGAATTTTCTAGTGCTCCTGGAACTTCTCGCCACCACTGGGGAACCGATTTTGATATCAATGCATTGGACAATGGTTACTTCGAGGAAAATGGAAAAGGGAAAATCCTTTACGATTGGTTAAAAGAAAATGCATCTAAGTATGGATTCTGCCAACCTTACAGTCGTTTATCGACAAGAAATAACAAAGGATACCAAGAAGAAAAATGGCATTGGTCTTATGCTCCCATTTCCAACCAACTCACCAAAGAATGGGTAAAAGGATTTGAATCAGGGGAGATCCAATTAACAGGAAGTTTTTTAGGTGCTGATGTTTTAGGAAACCGGGCTTTGGACTATGTTCGTTCCATAAACCCGGATTGTGAAAAAATTCAAAACCCTTCGTTATAG
- the recG gene encoding ATP-dependent DNA helicase RecG: MKQGLDLSQSLSSLKGIGPKRKSILLEHGISTFFELLTYFPRRYLDRNFTKDIILKQGDVVTLLGTIADSYIVHGKKSRLLVGFRTLNNERINLVFFRGVNFFHKIFTVDRKVVVSGKLEYFKGYQILHPEYEFLSDKEDPEDSIHAGRIIPLYPSTEALKEEGLDSKGLRKLMFQVLEGGGIPENLPTKIIKKRELIGRDKAFHEIHFPETMEAVQIARKRFAYEEFFYFQRLLLYKQRERQKVKRLLWPLPKSPSRENLEKNLPFELTEDQKVAVNTILSQTSSDSPAAFLLQGDVGSGKTITALLIGLHYIDNHIQVVFLAPTEILARQHYQTIYKFMGNMPFLGIELLLGGENKKTRLEKLTRIKTGESNIIIGTHSLLQEDVIFSDLGLVVIDEQHKFGVDQRETIRSKGKNPDILAMTATPIPRTLCLTLYGDLSLVNIKTKPKGRKPIDTRWYKEDRRTGVYNSIRKYVSSGRQCYIVYPLVEESEKVDLESCTVAYENLRTNVFPDLKIGLLHGKMKSAEKESVMEKFKSGEIQILVTTTVVEVGVDVPNATILVVEHADRFGISQLHQLRGRVGRSDIESFCILMTGDFISDEGRDRLEALVASNDGYYLAEKDLAIRGPGELLGVKQSGLPEFKIADLVSDRNLLDEAKEDASSFPLDDPTELTELSTRFSEGKFLFAN; this comes from the coding sequence ATGAAGCAGGGACTCGATCTATCACAAAGTTTATCTTCTCTGAAAGGGATTGGACCCAAAAGAAAATCAATCTTATTGGAACACGGAATCTCAACTTTCTTTGAACTCCTTACTTATTTCCCTCGCCGTTACCTAGATCGTAATTTTACAAAAGACATCATTCTTAAGCAAGGGGATGTGGTCACCTTACTTGGAACTATTGCAGACAGTTACATTGTACATGGAAAAAAAAGTCGGTTATTAGTTGGATTTAGAACGCTAAACAACGAACGTATCAATTTGGTATTCTTTCGTGGGGTGAATTTTTTTCATAAGATTTTTACGGTCGATCGAAAGGTTGTCGTTTCAGGAAAACTAGAATACTTTAAAGGATACCAGATTCTCCATCCTGAGTATGAATTTTTATCGGACAAAGAGGATCCGGAAGATTCCATCCATGCAGGTCGTATCATTCCTCTTTATCCATCCACAGAGGCATTAAAAGAAGAAGGCCTCGATTCCAAGGGACTAAGGAAACTTATGTTTCAGGTTTTGGAAGGGGGAGGGATTCCTGAAAATCTCCCAACGAAAATCATCAAAAAACGAGAGTTAATCGGTCGAGACAAAGCTTTCCATGAAATCCATTTTCCCGAAACCATGGAAGCCGTACAAATTGCACGAAAACGATTTGCTTACGAAGAGTTTTTTTATTTCCAAAGGTTATTGTTGTACAAACAAAGAGAACGTCAAAAAGTAAAACGGTTGTTATGGCCATTACCCAAATCCCCTTCAAGGGAGAATTTGGAAAAAAATCTTCCCTTCGAATTGACAGAAGATCAAAAAGTCGCCGTAAATACCATTCTATCCCAAACGAGTTCTGATTCACCGGCTGCCTTTTTACTCCAAGGGGATGTGGGTTCTGGAAAAACCATCACCGCACTTCTGATCGGTCTTCATTATATTGATAATCATATCCAAGTTGTGTTCTTAGCACCTACGGAAATTTTGGCGCGCCAACACTACCAAACCATATATAAATTTATGGGAAATATGCCTTTCCTTGGCATTGAACTGCTGCTTGGTGGTGAAAACAAAAAAACTCGTTTGGAAAAACTGACAAGGATCAAAACAGGAGAATCTAATATCATCATTGGAACTCATTCTTTATTACAGGAAGATGTAATCTTTTCTGACCTTGGACTTGTTGTGATTGATGAACAACATAAGTTTGGTGTGGACCAAAGAGAAACGATTCGTTCTAAAGGAAAAAATCCTGACATCCTCGCAATGACGGCCACACCAATCCCTCGAACCCTTTGCCTGACTTTATATGGGGATCTTTCACTTGTAAATATCAAAACCAAACCAAAGGGCCGTAAACCCATTGATACAAGATGGTATAAAGAAGACCGAAGGACTGGTGTTTACAATTCCATACGTAAGTATGTGAGTTCAGGAAGACAATGTTATATTGTATATCCATTAGTAGAGGAATCAGAAAAGGTAGATTTGGAATCTTGCACGGTTGCTTATGAAAATTTACGAACCAATGTGTTTCCTGATCTAAAAATTGGTTTGTTGCACGGGAAAATGAAAAGTGCAGAAAAAGAATCTGTTATGGAGAAATTCAAATCGGGAGAGATCCAAATCCTTGTCACAACAACAGTTGTGGAAGTGGGAGTGGATGTTCCGAACGCAACAATCTTGGTTGTGGAACATGCGGATCGATTTGGAATTTCCCAGTTACACCAGTTACGTGGTCGTGTGGGAAGAAGTGATATCGAAAGTTTTTGTATTCTAATGACAGGCGATTTTATTAGCGATGAAGGACGAGATCGTTTGGAAGCACTTGTCGCATCTAATGATGGATACTATTTGGCTGAAAAAGATTTAGCCATCCGAGGACCTGGTGAACTTCTCGGAGTCAAACAAAGTGGACTTCCGGAATTTAAAATTGCTGATTTGGTATCGGATCGGAACCTACTGGATGAAGCTAAAGAGGATGCTTCCTCTTTTCCTTTGGATGATCCAACTGAACTTACAGAATTAAGTACAAGATTCAGTGAAGGCAAATTTTTATTTGCGAATTAA
- the galE gene encoding UDP-glucose 4-epimerase GalE codes for MRVLVTGGAGYIGSHIVLELMELGHEILVVDDMEKGNEANLFPGNEFIKGEIQNPEILKQAFTKKIDAVFHFAAWKAAGESMTDPLKYTINNLNGTFTLLDAMVNYGCQYFVFSSSAAVYGAPKYLPIDEKHPLNPENYYGYTKLCIEENLEWFDKLKGLKSARLRYFNAAGYDPKGRIKGIEKTPANLLPIIMEAASGIRNGYEIFGTDYETEDGTCVRDYVHVSDLAKAHVLALNYIMTKNQSLTVNLGSEAGYSVKEMADLSEKVVGKTISHKTGPRRAGDPAKLLASSAKARELLNWKPIYSDAETLLSSMWSRYKTL; via the coding sequence ATGAGAGTTCTCGTTACCGGGGGAGCCGGTTACATTGGAAGTCATATTGTTTTAGAACTAATGGAACTTGGTCATGAGATCCTAGTTGTGGATGATATGGAAAAAGGAAACGAAGCCAATTTGTTTCCTGGAAATGAATTCATCAAAGGTGAAATCCAAAATCCTGAAATTTTAAAACAGGCATTTACAAAAAAAATAGATGCAGTGTTTCACTTTGCGGCTTGGAAGGCAGCAGGTGAATCCATGACAGATCCACTTAAGTATACGATAAACAATTTAAATGGAACCTTTACTTTATTAGATGCAATGGTAAATTACGGTTGTCAGTATTTTGTTTTTTCTTCATCAGCAGCTGTTTATGGAGCACCTAAATACCTTCCTATCGATGAAAAACATCCTTTGAATCCAGAGAACTACTATGGATACACAAAGTTATGTATTGAAGAAAACTTGGAATGGTTTGATAAGTTAAAAGGTTTAAAATCAGCAAGATTACGCTATTTTAATGCCGCAGGTTATGATCCAAAAGGTAGAATCAAAGGAATTGAAAAAACTCCTGCGAATTTATTACCCATCATCATGGAAGCGGCTTCTGGAATTCGAAACGGTTATGAAATCTTTGGAACCGATTACGAAACAGAAGATGGAACTTGTGTTCGTGACTACGTCCACGTTTCCGATTTAGCCAAGGCTCATGTTTTAGCTCTGAACTATATCATGACGAAAAATCAAAGTTTAACGGTGAATTTAGGATCGGAAGCTGGGTATTCAGTCAAAGAGATGGCAGATCTTTCTGAAAAAGTAGTTGGAAAAACCATTTCCCACAAAACAGGTCCTAGGCGAGCGGGTGATCCTGCAAAACTATTGGCATCCTCTGCAAAAGCGAGAGAACTTTTGAACTGGAAACCAATTTACAGTGATGCAGAAACTTTACTTTCTAGTATGTGGAGTCGCTACAAAACCCTATAA
- a CDS encoding acetyl-CoA C-acetyltransferase, with the protein MEQVYILGGLRSAFGSFGGTLKDLSAVDLGVEVSKATLQKTGVDPSLIEESIFGNVIPTGKDGIYLARHIGLKSGVPIASPALTLNRLCGSGMEAVIQAAKKIMLGEAHTVLAGGVESMSNAPYVVRNARFGVRYGNTEFEDSLATGLTDVYVELPMGMTAENLADQYKISREEQDLWAATSQERAEEATNKGILKDEIHTITVSGKNPIVFDKDEFIKGKAGATKLANLKPAFKKDGTVTAGNASGINDGAAALIVASASQAKKLGKEPLAIVKSWGHAGCEPAKMGIGPAVAIPAALQKAGLSLKDIGLFEINEAFAAQYLAVQKELGLDPKITNVNGGAVAIGHPLGASGSRVTLTLALEMQRRGVKYGVASLCIGGGQGIAIVLENPKA; encoded by the coding sequence ATGGAACAAGTTTACATTTTGGGCGGACTTAGATCCGCATTCGGTAGTTTTGGCGGAACTCTCAAAGATTTGAGTGCCGTAGACCTCGGAGTCGAAGTTTCAAAAGCGACACTTCAAAAGACTGGCGTGGATCCTTCCCTCATTGAAGAAAGTATTTTTGGAAACGTTATCCCTACAGGCAAAGACGGAATCTATTTAGCACGACATATTGGTTTGAAATCAGGAGTTCCGATTGCGAGCCCTGCACTCACACTCAACAGGCTTTGTGGTTCTGGAATGGAAGCTGTCATCCAAGCTGCCAAAAAAATTATGTTAGGTGAAGCACATACCGTTCTTGCTGGTGGTGTGGAATCTATGAGTAACGCACCTTATGTGGTAAGAAACGCAAGGTTCGGAGTTCGTTATGGAAATACTGAATTCGAAGATTCATTGGCAACTGGTTTAACTGACGTGTATGTAGAACTTCCGATGGGAATGACTGCAGAAAATTTAGCGGACCAATACAAAATTTCCAGAGAAGAACAAGACCTTTGGGCAGCCACTTCACAAGAAAGAGCAGAAGAAGCTACGAACAAAGGAATTTTAAAAGATGAAATTCATACCATTACTGTTAGTGGAAAAAATCCTATAGTTTTTGATAAAGATGAATTCATCAAAGGAAAAGCGGGAGCTACAAAACTAGCAAACTTAAAACCTGCTTTCAAAAAAGACGGAACTGTCACCGCAGGAAATGCATCTGGTATCAATGATGGTGCCGCTGCATTGATTGTGGCTTCCGCATCCCAAGCAAAAAAATTAGGAAAGGAACCATTGGCCATTGTGAAATCATGGGGTCACGCAGGTTGTGAACCAGCAAAGATGGGAATTGGTCCGGCAGTGGCAATCCCTGCTGCTTTACAAAAAGCAGGACTTAGTTTGAAAGACATTGGTCTTTTTGAAATCAATGAAGCATTTGCTGCACAGTACTTAGCAGTTCAAAAAGAATTGGGTCTTGATCCTAAAATTACAAACGTAAATGGTGGGGCTGTTGCGATTGGACATCCACTCGGAGCATCTGGAAGTCGTGTCACATTGACATTGGCACTAGAGATGCAAAGACGTGGTGTGAAATACGGTGTCGCCTCACTTTGTATTGGTGGTGGCCAAGGAATTGCAATCGTTTTAGAAAATCCAAAAGCTTAA
- a CDS encoding metallophosphoesterase family protein: MKIIYLTDIHDGLHGLKRILQTTEADLYLFSGDIIYKAFFSFDRIIDFCGVQEELYYLLTERKDDSTPFDFTTHAIRFPEKYSTAIVEKSQKYRDLYKLAAKTMKEKYEIIEKLIIKYAKSPVYCLPGNYDLDLQYTELYQREVHRKSFDFGNLKVSGYGGAPIWTSGIPEKLTVVFHEYTKNGKNYSEPEDFFRQEMPDICWIHNPAYGYFDNIPGVGKCGSQGIRRYLDDESPSLVVSGHVHEDQGIKKTRNTVFINPSNFGAVDSLHGFQEGGYYAEIIMEGKDVVQSNLCQLRGEDWHTLIEVDCTEKHLKLISQNPISTVSSEDYIRGN, translated from the coding sequence ATGAAAATCATTTATCTAACGGATATCCATGATGGTCTTCATGGTTTAAAACGAATCCTGCAAACAACAGAAGCAGATTTGTATTTGTTTTCCGGAGATATTATTTATAAGGCATTTTTTTCTTTTGATCGTATCATCGATTTTTGTGGAGTCCAAGAAGAGTTATATTATTTGTTAACGGAACGTAAAGACGATTCCACTCCTTTTGATTTTACAACTCATGCCATTCGTTTTCCAGAAAAGTATTCCACTGCCATTGTAGAAAAATCGCAAAAGTATCGAGATTTGTATAAACTCGCTGCCAAAACGATGAAAGAAAAATATGAAATCATCGAAAAACTAATCATCAAATATGCTAAGTCGCCTGTTTATTGTTTGCCTGGGAATTATGATTTAGATTTACAATACACCGAACTTTACCAACGAGAAGTTCATCGAAAAAGTTTTGATTTTGGAAATTTAAAAGTTTCTGGTTACGGTGGGGCTCCCATTTGGACATCAGGGATTCCTGAAAAACTAACAGTTGTTTTTCACGAGTATACCAAAAACGGAAAAAACTATAGTGAACCAGAAGACTTCTTTCGACAAGAAATGCCAGACATTTGTTGGATTCATAACCCGGCTTATGGATACTTCGATAACATTCCTGGAGTAGGAAAATGTGGGAGCCAAGGGATTCGTCGGTATTTGGATGATGAATCTCCTTCTCTTGTGGTTTCGGGTCATGTACATGAAGACCAAGGAATCAAAAAAACTAGAAATACCGTATTCATCAACCCATCAAACTTTGGTGCTGTGGATTCTTTACATGGATTTCAAGAAGGTGGCTATTATGCAGAAATCATCATGGAAGGTAAGGATGTAGTACAATCCAATCTTTGTCAATTACGAGGTGAGGATTGGCATACACTTATCGAAGTGGATTGTACAGAAAAACATTTGAAACTAATTTCTCAAAATCCCATTTCCACAGTGAGTTCCGAAGATTACATTCGAGGTAATTAA
- a CDS encoding transferase, whose translation MYLLLPGRHHLLTRYQKEYLNRLVKDGLSEVKDHLGNPLQISEFPTAIIFVVTSANHNNTRRNPLPLYKRAMMIQDFSRDLEIPIFVIPIDDIGQSPNFASYTIKKIEAESEMSLSLTPKNTIVLCSTPVANLYSDLGFSILPVERVPGREEKFNTKLPWEILEGLAGPNEKMNPKTKVDLVSYMDPASVRLWDVYNVWDKIQMLFSDSLIGEDGDITESRDYNTYVREMDAIAELKFNETQNYILPGRIGDIGCAVGSWIKLASEKPNLFESDFYGVEIARHLFQVCEQRKENGEFPNPNVFFLRKNAVSGLVFPAGTMNTIHSSSLTHEIESYGNREKLLSFIKNRYFELTMGGVWINRDVVGPEDKDREVFVWFQDTDGTNLGEEPKSYPNLKEYLDSLSTKERFFRFQSDFRKEEGYLLRTEVFFVDGIEYLRMKLADVCEFLSKKDYTDNWESEMHESFCFWSFSDWKSHLESVGFQVSHQSHSYRNEWLVENRYLGKTKIFTSSKDIPKSQEDLVPMDFPVTHMLILAEK comes from the coding sequence ATGTATTTATTACTTCCGGGTCGTCATCATTTACTGACACGGTACCAAAAGGAATACCTGAACCGTTTGGTTAAGGATGGCCTCTCGGAAGTAAAAGATCATTTGGGAAATCCTCTGCAAATTTCAGAATTCCCTACTGCTATCATCTTCGTAGTCACTTCCGCCAATCATAACAATACAAGAAGAAACCCTCTCCCTCTATACAAACGTGCCATGATGATTCAGGATTTTTCTAGAGATCTAGAAATTCCCATTTTTGTAATCCCTATTGATGATATAGGTCAATCACCTAACTTTGCTTCGTATACAATCAAAAAAATTGAAGCAGAATCGGAAATGTCACTCTCTCTCACTCCAAAGAACACCATTGTGCTTTGTTCTACACCAGTTGCAAATTTGTATTCCGATTTAGGATTTTCGATCCTTCCGGTAGAACGAGTTCCTGGTAGAGAAGAAAAATTTAACACAAAACTCCCTTGGGAGATTTTGGAAGGTTTGGCTGGACCCAATGAGAAAATGAATCCAAAAACAAAAGTGGATTTGGTTTCTTATATGGATCCGGCTAGTGTTCGTTTGTGGGATGTATATAATGTTTGGGATAAAATACAAATGTTGTTTTCCGATTCACTAATTGGTGAAGACGGAGATATTACTGAGTCTAGAGATTATAATACTTATGTCCGAGAGATGGACGCAATCGCCGAACTAAAGTTTAATGAAACACAAAACTATATTTTACCCGGGCGGATTGGTGACATTGGTTGTGCTGTTGGTTCATGGATTAAATTAGCTTCTGAAAAACCAAACTTGTTTGAGTCCGATTTTTATGGAGTGGAAATCGCAAGGCATCTTTTTCAAGTTTGTGAACAGAGAAAAGAAAACGGAGAATTCCCAAATCCGAATGTTTTTTTCTTACGGAAAAATGCAGTCAGTGGGCTTGTTTTCCCTGCGGGAACGATGAACACCATCCATTCCTCTTCCCTCACTCATGAAATTGAGTCCTATGGAAATCGAGAGAAACTTCTTTCGTTCATAAAGAATCGATATTTTGAACTGACCATGGGTGGGGTTTGGATCAACCGAGATGTAGTTGGCCCAGAAGATAAGGATCGGGAAGTTTTTGTTTGGTTTCAAGATACGGACGGAACAAATTTGGGAGAAGAACCAAAATCCTATCCCAATCTCAAAGAGTATTTGGATTCCCTATCCACAAAGGAAAGATTTTTCCGATTTCAATCCGACTTTCGAAAGGAAGAAGGTTATCTGCTTAGGACTGAAGTCTTTTTCGTCGATGGTATAGAATACCTACGTATGAAACTAGCCGATGTTTGTGAATTTCTCTCCAAAAAAGATTATACCGACAACTGGGAAAGTGAAATGCATGAGTCCTTTTGTTTTTGGAGTTTTAGCGATTGGAAATCCCATTTGGAATCTGTTGGGTTTCAAGTTTCACACCAGTCTCATTCCTATCGAAATGAATGGTTGGTCGAAAATCGATATTTGGGAAAAACCAAAATTTTTACATCATCAAAAGACATTCCAAAATCACAGGAAGATTTGGTTCCCATGGATTTTCCTGTCACTCATATGTTAATTTTAGCGGAAAAATAA
- a CDS encoding DUF6938 domain-containing protein, with amino-acid sequence MFGLETGFLSKQTASLIRGILQKRYSIGKSSVSLYSSPSELYPGLELISDKGTSPIQKRLVVGSIRMGYGHHRMALSLYSHSLKKQIPTYLHDLLAINSPEATAIADIDSGYSYFSRLSSEIGGPVEWLWGLLMSQGNLTSLELSCQLAELYKGLMNGIPTDSPVITTYPLNGQISVASGFQKTIHLICDNYPQYYLLVPGALNLVQTPSAYTKFLQMGVPKENIAVAGHWVSEDVLSNAVTDCENRVRRIDAKKCRRFLIPIGGAGAQKGYVLDLIRLSKKNLQNKKAVFWINTGDHSKILKSIEEYLILQKIPYLSINTWEDLIHFIQRHPLRSEDNENNPPVVLFHFPSHTEAFSATDKLIRIADVLVTKPSELAFYPVPKLFIRRVGDHEAASVLRSLELGEGTVECREVIHAKELIQIFTDSDDLLLRMNESVIKNIVEGVYNGSKTAVEMATAN; translated from the coding sequence ATGTTCGGCCTGGAAACCGGTTTTTTATCCAAACAAACAGCGAGTCTCATTCGTGGGATCCTCCAAAAAAGGTATTCTATCGGCAAATCTTCCGTTTCTTTGTATTCCTCGCCATCTGAGTTGTATCCTGGATTAGAACTCATTTCCGACAAAGGCACAAGTCCCATCCAAAAACGATTGGTGGTCGGTAGCATTCGTATGGGTTACGGCCACCACAGGATGGCACTTTCTCTATATTCCCATTCTTTAAAAAAACAAATCCCCACATACCTTCACGATCTATTGGCAATCAATTCTCCAGAAGCCACTGCCATTGCAGACATTGATTCTGGTTATAGTTATTTCTCAAGACTCAGTTCAGAAATTGGCGGGCCTGTGGAATGGTTGTGGGGTCTGCTTATGTCACAGGGAAATTTAACCTCATTAGAACTCTCTTGTCAATTAGCGGAGCTTTATAAGGGACTTATGAATGGAATTCCCACTGACTCTCCTGTGATCACAACATATCCGTTAAATGGTCAAATATCCGTAGCATCTGGATTTCAAAAAACAATCCATCTAATTTGTGATAACTACCCGCAATATTATTTATTAGTACCGGGAGCATTAAACTTAGTACAAACTCCTTCTGCTTACACAAAGTTTTTACAGATGGGTGTTCCGAAAGAAAACATTGCCGTTGCAGGACACTGGGTTTCTGAAGATGTTCTATCGAATGCTGTCACCGATTGTGAAAATCGAGTTCGTAGGATTGATGCAAAAAAATGTAGAAGGTTTCTCATTCCGATTGGTGGAGCAGGAGCACAAAAAGGTTATGTATTAGATTTAATTCGTTTGAGTAAAAAGAATCTACAAAATAAAAAAGCTGTTTTTTGGATCAACACGGGTGATCATTCCAAAATTCTCAAATCCATTGAAGAATATTTAATTCTACAAAAAATTCCTTATTTATCCATCAACACTTGGGAAGATTTAATTCATTTCATCCAACGCCATCCTCTTCGTTCGGAAGATAATGAAAACAATCCACCAGTGGTTTTGTTTCATTTTCCATCGCATACAGAAGCATTTTCTGCCACTGACAAACTCATCCGTATCGCAGATGTCCTTGTCACAAAACCTTCTGAACTTGCATTCTATCCTGTGCCGAAACTATTCATTCGTAGAGTGGGTGATCATGAAGCAGCGTCTGTGCTTCGATCCTTAGAACTGGGAGAAGGCACGGTGGAATGTCGTGAAGTGATCCATGCCAAAGAACTAATCCAAATATTTACAGATTCAGACGATTTGTTACTTCGAATGAACGAATCAGTCATAAAAAATATTGTAGAGGGAGTCTATAACGGTAGTAAGACGGCCGTGGAAATGGCGACCGCAAACTAA
- a CDS encoding Hpt domain-containing protein, translating to MNDPEDQAWLKEMMTSLLENMATRVENLGRLLVSKEPKELQAELHQIKGVAANFGLAALSEVVVKAEGFAKTGEIDSAVEEGNKIAAIWESTRQELEKKFSK from the coding sequence ATAAACGATCCGGAAGACCAGGCTTGGTTAAAAGAGATGATGACCTCTCTTTTAGAAAATATGGCAACTCGGGTTGAAAATTTAGGTAGGCTTCTTGTCTCCAAAGAACCCAAGGAATTGCAGGCGGAGTTACACCAAATCAAAGGTGTGGCTGCTAATTTTGGTTTGGCAGCACTTTCTGAGGTTGTGGTCAAAGCTGAAGGTTTTGCCAAAACAGGTGAGATTGATTCCGCTGTGGAAGAAGGGAACAAAATTGCCGCTATCTGGGAATCCACCAGACAAGAATTAGAAAAAAAGTTTTCTAAATAA